A region from the Cannabis sativa cultivar Pink pepper isolate KNU-18-1 chromosome 9, ASM2916894v1, whole genome shotgun sequence genome encodes:
- the LOC115722877 gene encoding bidirectional sugar transporter SWEET17: MEALIFSVEVIGTIISVLMFLSPARTFWRIVKHGSTEEFESLPYICTMLSSLLWTYYGLTKSGEAVVAIVNGFGTLVETIYISLFLIYAHPNIRAKTGILVGIFDVGFFGVVILVTQLAMEEDARINAMGFLGAGLNIIMYGSPLAAMKTVVTSKSVEYMPFLLSFFQFLNGGIWTLYAILVQDYFLMVPNGTGLGLGMAQLVLYAMYRNAKPCMNVNDVSNSDVLLENGSQTQSLIT, encoded by the exons ATGGAAGCTTTGATATTCTCTGTTGAAGTCATAG GGACCATTATTTCAGTGCTAATGTTTCTTTCTCCAGC AAGAACATTTTGGAGAATTGTAAAACATGGTTCCACAGAAGAGTTTGAGAGTCTTCCATACATTTGTACAATGTTAAGTTCATTGCTTTGGACTTATTACGGTTTGACCAAGTCAGGAGAAGCTGTTGTGGCCATTGTCAATGGTTTTGGGACCCTTGTGGAGACCATCTATATTTCCTTGTTCCTTATTTATGCTCACCCAAACATCAGG GCAAAGACAGGCATTTTGGTGGGAATATTCGACGTGGGTTTTtttggagtagtgattttagtAACTCAGTTAGCTATGGAAGAAGATGCACGTATTAATGCAATGGGATTTTTGGGTGCTGGCCTCAATATCATTATGTATGGATCACCTCTTGCTGCCATG AAAACTGTTGTGACGAGCAAGAGCGTGGAGTACATGCCATTCCTTCTATCATTTTTTCAATTTCTCAACGGTGGAATTTGGACTTTGTATGCTATTCTTGTTCAAGATTATTTCCTCATG gtACCAAATGGAACTGGATTGGGACTTGGAATGGCCCAGCTGGTACTGTATGCAATGTACAGAAATGCAAAGCCATGTATGAATGTAAATGATGTATcaaattcagatgtacttttggAAAATGGCTCCCAAACACAAAGCCTCATCACATGA